TACGCGGTGAACATGGCGGCGCTGCGCGAGGCCAAGCGGCGCGGCGCCGACGACGCGATCTTCGTCACCCGCGACGGGTACGTGCTCGAAGCGCCCACCGCGTCGCTGATCATCCGCGCGGGCGGCGAGTTCCTCACACCGGCGCCCGCCGGGGGCATCCTGCACGGCACCACTCAGCTCAGCGCGTTCGAGCACCTGGAGTCCCGCGGATTCACGACCCGCTACGAGACCCTCTGCGCATCCGATCTGACCAAGGCCGATGCGGCCTGGCTGGTCTCCAGCATCCGCCTGGCTGCGCCGATCACAGCTGTCGACGGCGCGCCCCTGCCGCCCGACCCCGAGCTGACCGCCGAGCTGAACGCGTTCCTGCTCTCGCCGCGCTGACCCGGCGTCGGAAGTCTCAGACCGTCCGGCGCTTCCGATCCGGGCTCTACCCGAAGCGACCCGAGACGTAGTCCTCGGTGGCCTGCATCGCCGGGGTGGTGAAGATCGTGGCCGTGTCGTCGAACTCGATCAGCTTGCCGGGCTTGCCCGTGCCGGCGATGTTGAAGAACGCGGTCTTGTCCGACACGCGGCTCGCCTGCTGCATGTTGTGCGTGACGATGACGATCGTGTACTCGTTCTTGAGGTCCTGGATGAGCTCTTCGATCGCGAAGGTCGAGATGGGGTCGAGGGCCGAGCACGGCTCGTCCATCAGCAGCACCTCGGGCGACACGGCGATCGCACGGGCGATGCACAGTCGCTGCTGCTGACCGCCCGAGAGCCCCGAGCCGGGCTTGTCGAGGCGATCCTTGACCTCGTTCCAGAGGTTCGCGCCCATCAGCGACTTCTCGACCAGGGCATCCTGATCGCTCTTCGACATCTTGCCGTTGTTGAGCCTCACACCCGCGAGCACGTTCTCCTTGATCGACATCGTCGGGAACGGGTTCGGACGCTGGAACACCATGCCCACCTGCCGGCGCACGAGCACCGGGTCGACTCCCGCGCCGTACAGGTCTTTGCCGTCGAGCAGCACCTCGCCCTCCACGCGAGCGCCGGGGATCACCTCGTGCATGCGGTTCAGCGTGCGCAGGAACGTGGACTTGCCGCATCCCGACGGGCCGATGAACGCGGTCACGCTGCGCGGCTGGATCTCGAGGGAGACGCCCTCGACGGCGAGGAAGTCGCCGTAGTAGACGTTGAGGTCGTTGACTTCGATGCTCTTGGACATTTCGGGTTCCTTGGGGTTCGGGTGCGAATCGTTCGGGTGCGACTCAGCGGCCGGTGGTCTTCGGGGCGAACCATTTGGCGATCAGACGCGCGAGCAGGTTCAGCAGCATGACGATGAGGATCAGGGTGAGCGCGCCGGCCCAGGCGCGGGCGACCGAGGCGTCGGCCGCGGTGCCCTGGTTCATGTACGAGTTGTAGACGAACACCGGCAGGGTCATCATCTGGCCGCTCACCATGTTGGTGTTGAGGCTGGCGGTGAACCCCGCCGTGAGCAGCAGGGGAGCCGTCTCTCCGATGACGCGGGAGATGGCGAGCATCACCGAGGTTGTGATGCCGGCGATCGAGGTGGGCAGCACGATCTTCAGGATCGTCAGCCACTTGGGAACGCCGAGCGCGTACGCCGCCTCACGCAGCTCGTTCGGCACGATGCGCAGCAGCTCCTCGCTGCCGCGCACGACGACCGGCACCATGAGCACGGCCAGAGCCAGCGCGCCCATCAGGCCCATCGAGATGCCCGGCCGCACCAGCAGCGCGAAGACGGAGTAGATGAACAGTCCGGCGACGATCGACGGGATGCCCGTCATGACGTCGACGAGAAAGGTGATGCCCTTGGCGATGCGGCCGCGCCCGTACTCCACGAGGTAGATCGAGGTCATCAGGCCCACCGGCACGGCGATCAGTGTGGCCGTGAGCGTGACGAGCACGGTGCCCCAGATCGCGTGCACGATGCCGCCGCCCTCGCCGACGATGTTGCGCATCGAGTAGCTGAAGAACTCGGCGTCGAATCTGCTGACGCCGTTGGCGACGACTGTCCACAGCAGCGAGATCAGCGGCAGCAGGGCGACGACGAACGCGGCACTCACCAGTGCCGTCATCAGTCGGTCGACGGCCTTGCGGCGGCTCTCGGCGATCGACGAGACGACCGTGATGAGCACCATGTAGATCAGCACGCCGACGATGGTGGCGCCGGCGATGTTGAAGTCGGCCGGATCGGCACCGATGGCGCCGAGCGCGAAGACGGTGAACGACGTGGCCAGGGATGCCCCGAGCAGCGCCCACGGGGCCCATGGGGCCAGCCGGCCGGCCGTGAGGGAGGAGGAGGCGCGAGCGGCGCCGAGCGTGGTCATGTCGGTTCGCTCCAGAGACGTCGTCATGTCAGTTCGCTCCGGAGAACTCGGCCCGGCGAGCCACGATCCAGCGTGCCAGCGCGTTGACCGCGAAGGTCACGACGAACAGCACCAGACCCGTGGCGATGAGCGTGTTCACACCCGTGTCGTGCGCCTCGGGGAAGGCGAGGGCGATGTTCGCGGGGATCGGCGTCGGGTTCGTGGCGGTGAGCACGAGGAAGCTGTACACCGCCGCGGGGGAGAGCACCATGGTCACGGCCATCGTCTCGCCGAGCGCGCGCCCCAGTGCGAGCATGATCGCCGAGACCATGCCGCCGCGGGCGAAGGGCAGCACGGCCATGCGCACCATCTCCCACCGCGTCGCGCCGAGGGCGAGGGCGGCCTCCTCGTGCAGCTTCGGAGTCTGCAGGAACACCTCGCGGCAGATGGCGGTCATGATCGGGATGACCATGACGGCGAGCACGACGGCCGCGGTCATGATCGTCTTGCCGGTCGATGAGACCTGGCCGCCGAAGATCGGGATCCAGCCGGCGTTCTCGTTGAGCCAGGCGTACACGGGCTGCAGCAGCGGGGCGAGCACCAGCCCGCCCCAGAGGCCGAAGACGACCGAGGGCACGGCGGCGAGCAGATCGATGACGTACCCCAGCACACCGGCGAGACGGCGGGGGGCGTAGTGCGAGATGAACAGGGCGATGCCGATGGCGATCGGCGTCGCCATGAGCAGAGCGAGGAACGACGCCCACACCGTGCCGAAGGCGAGCGGCCCGACGTACTCCCAGAACGAGCGGCCTTCGAGGATGTGATTGTCGCTGGTGTCCGGTGCGAACGCCGGCAGGCTCTGGATGACGAGGAACGCGGCCACCGCGGCGAGTACGACGAGGATGATGATGCCGGCGCCGAGGGCGCTGCCCGAGAACACCCGGTCGCCGAGGCGCTGCTT
The window above is part of the Microbacterium sp. nov. GSS16 genome. Proteins encoded here:
- the pstA gene encoding phosphate ABC transporter permease PstA, giving the protein MTTLGAARASSSLTAGRLAPWAPWALLGASLATSFTVFALGAIGADPADFNIAGATIVGVLIYMVLITVVSSIAESRRKAVDRLMTALVSAAFVVALLPLISLLWTVVANGVSRFDAEFFSYSMRNIVGEGGGIVHAIWGTVLVTLTATLIAVPVGLMTSIYLVEYGRGRIAKGITFLVDVMTGIPSIVAGLFIYSVFALLVRPGISMGLMGALALAVLMVPVVVRGSEELLRIVPNELREAAYALGVPKWLTILKIVLPTSIAGITTSVMLAISRVIGETAPLLLTAGFTASLNTNMVSGQMMTLPVFVYNSYMNQGTAADASVARAWAGALTLILIVMLLNLLARLIAKWFAPKTTGR
- the pstB gene encoding phosphate ABC transporter ATP-binding protein PstB, with product MSKSIEVNDLNVYYGDFLAVEGVSLEIQPRSVTAFIGPSGCGKSTFLRTLNRMHEVIPGARVEGEVLLDGKDLYGAGVDPVLVRRQVGMVFQRPNPFPTMSIKENVLAGVRLNNGKMSKSDQDALVEKSLMGANLWNEVKDRLDKPGSGLSGGQQQRLCIARAIAVSPEVLLMDEPCSALDPISTFAIEELIQDLKNEYTIVIVTHNMQQASRVSDKTAFFNIAGTGKPGKLIEFDDTATIFTTPAMQATEDYVSGRFG
- the pstC gene encoding phosphate ABC transporter permease subunit PstC, giving the protein MSTTTRQARPAPIRAKQRLGDRVFSGSALGAGIIILVVLAAVAAFLVIQSLPAFAPDTSDNHILEGRSFWEYVGPLAFGTVWASFLALLMATPIAIGIALFISHYAPRRLAGVLGYVIDLLAAVPSVVFGLWGGLVLAPLLQPVYAWLNENAGWIPIFGGQVSSTGKTIMTAAVVLAVMVIPIMTAICREVFLQTPKLHEEAALALGATRWEMVRMAVLPFARGGMVSAIMLALGRALGETMAVTMVLSPAAVYSFLVLTATNPTPIPANIALAFPEAHDTGVNTLIATGLVLFVVTFAVNALARWIVARRAEFSGAN